From Solanum lycopersicum chromosome 4, SLM_r2.1:
ATTGAAGTCTCCTGCATACTATCATTGAGCTACAACGATTTGCCAACTGTGCTCAAGCAGTGTTTCCTGTACTTGATATTTTTCCAGAAGATCATGTGGTCCATGTTGATCACATATTATGGTTGTGGATGGCTGAAGGGTTTGTATCAATAGGAAAAGAAATGATGGAGGATGTTGCTGAAGGCTTCTTGAATGAGTTGATAAGATGAAGCTTGATACAAGTGGTACACACATTTTGCGAAAAAGTTGGTAAATGTAGGATTCATGATCTGCTTCGCGATCTTGCTGTGCAAAAGCATTGGAGGTAAAACTTTTTTGACATTTATGATCCAATAAAGCACTCCATATCCTCCTAGTGTCTTAGACATGCCATTCATAGTCAAGGAAAAAGGTATCTCACACTTGATCTTTCTAACTTGAAGTTGAGCTCACTTATGTTCCTTGATCCGGATTTTTTAAATATGGCTCCTATAAAGTTCTGTTATGTGTTCCAACATCTATATGTGTTGTACTTGGAGATGCATGTTGACAATATGTCTATAGTACCTAAAGCCATAGGAAGTTTGTACCACCTCaagttcttaaaattgagaGGTATCCATGATCTTCCCTCTTCCATTGGCAACCTCAAGAATTTACAGACACTTCTTGTCAATGACTATGGATACTTTTGCCAACTACCCCGCGAGACAACTGACCTGATAAATCTAAGACATTTAGTTGCTTCGTATTCAAAACCTCTGAAACGTATAAACAAACTCACTAGTCTTCAAGTTCTTAAAGGCATCCATTGTGATCAGTGGAAAGATGTTGACGCTGTTGATTTAGTCAATCTTCGAGAATTAAGCATGCATGATATTACCAAATCTTACTCACTAAACAACATTACCAATCCACAGCGACCACTCCTATATAACTTTGttgatttctctttttcttctttttctataaatagtgtGTTAATATTAGGGAGAAGAAGCTGTCATTTGAAGACATTCACGTTGATGTGGGCTGTCGAAGCATGAATCAAGTTTCTGTCACTTAACTGATTATTTCagcattcaattttttttatttttttgggtttgatttttcaatgtataatttatttttggttttggttttatttaatgTGTATTGGAAGAGAACTGTTCTTTTGGGATTCTATGCATAAACAAtgttaatatgttaattaattgttCTACGCTATGTTATCTTGCTTATCCACATTTAAGATAATGCTTTATGTAATAGGTTACTGTAGAATCTGATTATCTCCCCAGAGAACTAACTTGATAAACTTAAACACTATTAATAGCTCAATATGGAGAAACTCTACAAGTTGGAAAACATCGTGGGTAACTACCACTTCCAATGAACACCCTAAAGAGCATAACTGTCTAAATGATTTCGATAGGCAATCCTTTAAGCTAACCAGAAGGCTCCCTCTTTGATCCCTCTTCCGTCTACTTAAATGCTGCATCACATTCATTTCATGCTAGTAATTAACATCAAGATTGCATCATGGCAgaaacaacaccaaattccacaACAGAATAACAAAACAGAAAGATAATGACACATATCAATTTTTCACAAGAGGCAGTTGACAAAGTTAATGTCTCTTAGATCCTGAATACCAAAAGGAGTTTTGAAGCTGCATTGAAGTGTTTTCTAGTGTTTTGCTCTCTTTTTCTTAtatcttgtttttgtttctttgagatgagaaaagaaattaaaatccaTAGAACGTAGATGCTCATGGTTTGTTATAAAACTTCCAAATCATGTCTTttgtgaaggaaaaaaaatgtcacAGTTCAAGTCCAGCAATTCCCGGCAAATTACTCAATTCGTCAAACAGCCATGAAAACTAAAAACTATTTCACTGATTCGCTGTATCATTTTCATGTTTCATTTTCTGTTCCTGTGTCCTTTTTTCTCAACCTATGAATACTTGTATGTCTAATAATGTGTGTGATACTTGTAAGACCACTGCTATATATGATATTCAATGTTATACAGATGCATCCCCCATCCAGTAGACACAGGAAAAGATGGAGTGTTTAGTTGCTAGTTAGGACCAAGTTGAGGTGTCTATACATGCACTCTCAAAGTTGAGTGTTTACTTGTCAGTTAAGGCTaagtttatttatgtataatgcCTTTTTGATATAGTTGCTAACTCTGACATAACATTTTGGTAGATATAGCtgacaaaaaataatacacaGCTATTGAGGATTCTTCCTTTCAAGTCTATTCATTTCTAAGGAAAAATATTCCTTCTTTATATAACTGGATATCAAGTTCTCATAATTTCTGTACAATGATGAGACAGAGAGAAAACTACTATGAAGAATCTAAAATAAAGATATTCTCTCATGGAATTAATAAGCAGACAAGTAAATGTTTAAGTTAATATTTAACTAAACTTGTTCTTCCAAATATACTACCTAACTACCTTCAGAAGTATCAGTCAAGAAATAGTGATACCTTGTCCTTGAGACTGCTTTTCTTCTTCACCATAAGTGGCTGAACCTCAGAAGGATTACTTTGGGTTTTCTTGTTCAGATCATGAGCTAAACTCATTTCTTCTCTGACCAGTTCAACTCTCTTCTCCTCGTGAGTTTTCTTCAATAGGGGACCAAGAAACAAATCTAACATGTCTTGGGTCGGATTCTCGGACATGTTAAGCTTAGGAGAAGCATCTTCAATTGTTCTCTCTTGAATTGAAATACAATCAAAATTTGTTTCTCTTCTCAAAGATTGATTGTCAACTTCACTTAATGAGCCTATTGACATGGAAATAGCATCCTCCGTTGGACCACTTTTTCCTTTGCCTGATGTAGCTTGCTCATTCTCATTAACATACTGCCAGGAAATGGAAAATACAATAACAACCAATAATTCTCATATTTACAACAAAAGTCAAAGTATCAATTTTTAATACCAAACAACAAGAGCACTTAAgacaccaacaacaacaacttacCGGATGTAATCTCGCAAGTGGGGTCTacacagaccttacccctaccctCGGCTCAAAAGAAGTGTAATCAAAGAATGATTGGAAGGGAAATAACGAGAGCAAAGTAGCAAGATGAAAAAAGCAAATGAAGCAACAGGTAgtagtaaaaattaaagaatatgatACTACGTGAATACTAACTAATGCTACAAATaaggagaagaagagaagaggagATTCATTCGCCCCCTGCCTCACCCACATAAAAGCACGACAATAACTCAAGACAccacatatattttaaaaatcattcaaATGCCACAGAttaatactccctccatttcaaaaagaataactctattttctttttagtctgtttcaaaaagaatgaccctttccttttttggcaacactttaactttaactttccacgtggcatgtttaagaccacaagattaaatgacattttggtacatttgacataattttaatttagaatcacaagatAAAAaggtcttctttcttttcttaaactccgttccaagtcaaactaggtcattctttttgaaactgaGGGAGTCACTTATTTCTGTATTTTTAAATAGCAAGTGAAGTAGTGCCTCTCATTTTTAATAGCAATTAAAGCTTTAGTAAATGATTCAgatgtttcaaaattaataagatTTAGATATCAATAATCACCTCCTTAGCAATGCTCATCAAATCTTCAACGGTCAAATCTTCATCAGCATCACCAGCATACTGCAAAAATGAACAGTAAGAAAATCTGAGGTACCACATTTCTGGCCAAATGTGATCATTACTTTAGATGGTAAACTTGAAGAATTGTTTAGGAAACCTCAAGAGAATTAAAGAGGTCACCTCTTCCGCCATGTGCATTAGATCTTCAACAGTCAAATCCTCATCGTCTGTGTTTGGTGTTGACTCTTCAACATCAGCACAATTCTCATTCCAGGAATTCTTTGTTTTCTGTTTCTGCCTCCTTAAACTAGGGCCAGCTTCACTAGAATTTTCCTTCAATCTGCTGCATTTTCTCTTCCTTAAGCCGCATCTATCACTTGCTGTTGTTGTGGACTCTTCCATCTCAGCAACTCTCTCAGTCTTGGAATTCTTCGTTTTCTGTTTCTGTCTCCTCAACATAGGAACCTCTCCATCACCACTTGCTTGCTTGCTGTCACATTCACTCCCCATTGAAGTGCTTTCATCATTACAATAATCATTTGGTAGGTTTAATTTTCTTCtgcttctttttgttgtttggCATATTGGAAGCTGAGTGGACGACTCCTCAGTGAATGTTTCCTTTTTATCCTTAATCCTTCTATTTTTCTGTTTCTGAGTGACAATCTCCTTCTCTGTAGTATTATTATTGTCTACTTTATCAGTTTTGGCTTTTTCCTTTACTTGATCAGCAGCAGATGTAGCAAACATCCACTGAGGCAACTTCCTTGTTCCACCCTTGTCAAGAACAACCCGATCATCCATTATTTTGATTGCTTTTCTTTTGCAGAACTACTCTAGCAGATGAATTTCTTGTAGAGTAAAAGCTACTCAGTCGAGAGAAAGGAGGACACTCAGAATATTCAAGCTAAAAGTTGTACCGAAAACAACTCAAAATCAGCTTGACCAGCTTATACGTAGTGGTAAAGGGACGCAATTTCAATTTCCATCATCTCGAGATGTATTTTTCCACTAAAAAGAATGACGAATTTGAGCATTCACCTTCCTCAAAGTACACCCTGTAAAAGTAGacaaaaggagaaaataaatccTCTTTCCCATGATTAAGCATCAACCACAAACTTTGGGCTTATATTATAGGAAGTCCTTATGAAGCGGGTACCAGTAAGCACACAAGAATCAGTAGTA
This genomic window contains:
- the LOC101265224 gene encoding uncharacterized protein isoform X2, which produces MDDRVVLDKGGTRKLPQWMFATSAADQVKEKAKTDKVDNNNTTEKEIVTQKQKNRRIKDKKETFTEESSTQLPICQTTKRSRRKLNLPNDYCNDESTSMGSECDSKQASGDGEVPMLRRQKQKTKNSKTERVAEMEESTTTASDRCGLRKRKCSRLKENSSEAGPSLRRQKQKTKNSWNENCADVEESTPNTDDEDLTVEDLMHMAEEYAGDADEDLTVEDLMSIAKEYVNENEQATSGKGKSGPTEDAISMSIGSLSEVDNQSLRRETNFDCISIQERTIEDASPKLNMSENPTQDMLDLFLGPLLKKTHEEKRVELVREEMSLAHDLNKKTQSNPSEVQPLMVKKKSSLKDKVSLFLD
- the LOC101265224 gene encoding uncharacterized protein isoform X3; amino-acid sequence: MDDRVVLDKGGTRKLPQWMFATSAADQVKEKAKTDKVDNNNTTEKEIVTQKQKNRRIKDKKETFTEESSTQLPICQTTKRSRRKLNLPNDYCNDESTSMGSECDSKQASGDGEVPMLRRQKQKTKNSKTERVAEMEESTTTASDRCGLRKRKCSRLKENSSEAGPSLRRQKQKTKNSWNENCADVEESTPNTDDEDLTVEDLMHMAEEYAGDADEDLTVEDLMSIAKEYVNENEQATSGKGKSGPTEDAISMSIGSLSEVDNQSLRRETNFDCISIQERTIEDASPKLNMSENPTQDMLDLFLGPLLKKTHEEKRVELVREEMSLAHDLNKKTQSNPSEVQPLMVKKKSSLKDKMQV
- the LOC101265224 gene encoding uncharacterized protein isoform X1; translation: MDDRVVLDKGGTRKLPQWMFATSAADQVKEKAKTDKVDNNNTTEKEIVTQKQKNRRIKDKKETFTEESSTQLPICQTTKRSRRKLNLPNDYCNDESTSMGSECDSKQASGDGEVPMLRRQKQKTKNSKTERVAEMEESTTTASDRCGLRKRKCSRLKENSSEAGPSLRRQKQKTKNSWNENCADVEESTPNTDDEDLTVEDLMHMAEEYAGDADEDLTVEDLMSIAKEYVNENEQATSGKGKSGPTEDAISMSIGSLSEVDNQSLRRETNFDCISIQERTIEDASPKLNMSENPTQDMLDLFLGPLLKKTHEEKRVELVREEMSLAHDLNKKTQSNPSEVQPLMVKKKSSLKDKNFFSFLQMQV